The Synechococcus sp. BL107 nucleotide sequence TCAAGTCACCGTTGATCGCCCTGATTATTCCGGGCGTCTTCAAATCTTGGGTGTTCATGCCCGAGGGAAAACTTTGGCGAAGGACGTCGACCTCGACAAGGTTGCGCGCCGGACTCCCGGATATACGGGTGCTGACCTTGCCAACCTCCTCAATGAGGCCGCAATCTTGGCGGCTCGCCGCGAGTTAACCGAAGTCAGCAACGACGAGATCAGTGATGCCATCGAGCGTGTCATGGCCGGTCCTGAGAAAAAAGACCGTGTCATGAGTGAACGCCGTGCACGCCTGGTGGCTTACCACGAGGCTGGCCATGCCTTGGTCGGCGCATTGATGCCTGATTACGACCCCGTTCAAAAGATTTCGATCATTCCTCGGGGTAACGCCGGCGGCCTCACGTTCTTCACTCCAAGTGAAGAGCGGATGGAGTCGGGTTTGTACTCTCGCGCTTATCTCCAAAATCAAATGGCGGTGGCCCTGGGTGGTCGCGTTGCTGAAGAGATTGTCTACGGCGAAGACGAAGTCACTACAGGTGCTTCGAACGACCTTCAACAGGTGGCTTCCACTGCACGTCAGATGATCACCCGATTTGGCATGAGTGACGTTCTCGGACCAGTGGCCTTAGGGCGTGCCCAAGGAGGAATGTTCCTGGGGCGCGATATCGCCGCTGAGCGTGACTTCTCTGAGGAAACTGCGGCCACCATCGACCAGGAAGTCTCTGAGCTCGTTGATGTCGCCTACAAGCGTGCCACCAAGGTTTTGGTTGATAACCGCGCTGTTCTTGATGAGCTGGCGGGGATGTTGATCGAGCAGGAAACTGTTGATTCGGAGGAGCTACAGGAGCTCTTGATCAAGCGTGACGTACGGATTGCTGAATACGTCTGATTCCAATCATTCCAAGTGGCTGGCGCGGCAGGAGGCAATCATTGCCTCACTGCGGTGCCAGCCTTTTTTATTGGTTGTGCGTCCACAGTTGGACGACCCCTTGAACTCCCAAAGGCTCCTTGATCAGCTGAAGGTTCTTCACGATGCAGGCCTTCGTCACGTTGAGGTGGCTTGGAGCTCCCACGTGGGTTGGAGACGTTTTGTGCGCGAGATCCAAGGGTGTTGCCCCGGCTTTTATCTGGGAGCTGCTTCGGTTGTGGCGATGGAGGCTCTTCAAGACCTTCATGAGCTTGACCTTGCCTATGCGATGGCTCCCTGTTGGGATCCTTCCTTGGTTGGTGCGGCCCGGGATCGAGGACAGCTCCTTATTCCAGGAGTTTTGAGTCCCACTGAGGTGCAACAGACCACCGCATTTGGTTGTCGTCTCGTCAAGTTGTTCCCGGCGGTAACGGTTGGTGTTACCTATTGGAAAAGGCTTGAGGCTCCCATGGGCCCGTTGCCCTTTGTGGTCGCTGCAGGTGGCCTAGCGACAAGTGATCTCTCAGGCTGGCTAGGAGCGGGCCACGACGCCGTTGCTCTTGGGCGTCGAGCCATCGGCGATCCAGCTGTCGGGGATCAAGCTGTTGATCCCGAGCTCCTCGGCTGGTTGAACTGGTCGCCGACTTCAGCTTGAAGGCGCCTGGGTGGTCGTAATGAGTCCGGAATGCTACAGATGAGATAGTCGATGCATTTTTGATGTCTCAGATCACGATCAAGCTCAGCGATAAAGCTGATGCTCTGATTGCTCAGCTTCAGAAGGAGATCTTCAACCGACGCCGCAAAAAGGTCACTGCTGCAGGGGTTGTCGAAACTCTTGTGGAGAGTGGAGCCAAGTCGCAATCCGACAAGAGATTTGCAACATCCTGGACCAACTTGATTAAAGACATCGAGAAGGCCGCCAAGCTGGCGTATGCCCACGGCAGCAAGCCCTCCACTCTCACCGATGAGGAATGGGCGTTAGTGCTGAGTCATCGCAGTCGTTCGACTGCTTCTCGTTCACGGAAGACGGTGAACAAGAAGCTCGCGACTAAAAAACCAGCACGTCGAACGCGGACGAGAAGCTCGTCTAAATCCGTTAAAAAAATGGCTGAATCCCCATCCGCAACACGCGATCAAGCTGTTGCATCGAAGGCTGGCTGACGCTCACCACAGGCTGCACTGGCCCTGTTGTCTGAGCAGATGATCTGCCAGCGTCAGGGCCACCATCGCTTCCACCATGGGTACGGCCCGAGGCAACACGCAGGGGTCATGACGTCCTTTGGCGGCCAGTGTTGTGGCGTTGCCATCCGAGTCGATGGTGTCCTGTTCTTTGCGAATGGTGGCGGTTGGCTTGAAGCCCACCCTGATCACGATCGGTTCCCCGTTGCTGATCCCGCCTTGGATGCCCCCGGAGTTGTTCGTGGCGGTATGGAGTCGGCCATCGTCTCCTGGGATAAAGGCGTCATTGTGTTCGCTGCCTTTCAAGAGGGTTCCACCAAATCCTGAGCCAATCTCAAATCCTTTCGTGGCAGGGAGAGACATCACCGCCTTGGCGAGATCGGCTTCCAATTTGTCGAATACCGGCATCCCCAACCCCATGGCAGGCTGCCTCACAACGCACTCGATCACTCCACCGCAGGAATCGCCTTCTCGACCAATTGCTTCAATGCGTTCGATCATTTGGCTGGCCACGGAGGCTTCTGGACAGCGCACAATGTTGGCTTCGATGTCTTGCATCGAAACTGTTGATGGGTCGATGCCATTGGCTTCGATTGAGTGAATCCGTTTCACCCACGCCAGAATTTCTGTTCCTGCTGCTTTGCGTAAGAGTTGTTTGGCAATTGCGCCAGCCGCCACTCTGCCGATGGTTTCTCGGGCTGATGCTCGTCCGCCACCGCTACGGGCTTGGATGCCGTATTTGGATTGATAAGTGGCATCTGCATGGGAGGGTCGGAACGCCACGGCCATGTCCGTGTAGTCCCCCGGGCGCTGATCTTTATTGCGCACCAACATCGCAATGGGGGTGCCAAGGGTGGTTTTTCCGTCCAGCAAGCCACTCAGAATCTCTACCTGATCGGCTTCTTTTCTTGGTGTGGTGATGTGACTTTGTCCTGGCTTGCGACGGTTTAGTTCTGTTTGGATTTCATCTAAATCCAGTTCCAGCCTTGGAGGGCAGCCCTCCACAATCACGCCAACGCCTCCGCCATGGGATTCACCGAAGGTGCTGATGCGGAATAGATCGCCGAAGCTGCTGCCCATGGCTGATAGTCGATCAATGAGAGGCTACGAAGCCGTGGACTGCTCCGCTCACCTTGTGACGGCTTCAGATCAGTTCTGGATGGGGCAACACCGGGCGTTTCGATTCCAATTGTTGCCGCAACATTTCAAAGTCGGCGAAGTCGAAACCTGGGCCGACACAGCAGCTCACTAAGGCATAGCAGCCGTCACATTGAGCTGCTTGCCACCATCCCCCAGGCACCACATGCACTGGATTGCCCCTGTTCAGGATGAGCTTCTGAAGTGCTGAACCATCTGGTTTGCATTGGAACAGGTTGAGATCAGCACCATCGATATAGATCCATGCTTCATCAGCGCCACAAACCCGATGCCAGCAACTGATTTCGTCTTTTGGTAAGAGAAATAAAATGGCGGTTAAACCAGGTCGTTTCGCCGCATCAGGTCGCTGGACAGTCGTTGTACTGCGGTGCAGCTCTCGATACCAACCTCCCTCTGGATGGCGTTTGAGTTGGTGCTGTTGGATCAGTTCTTCGAGGTTGGTCATCGCAACAGGGCACGCTCGCGCATGTTTTGGAGGTGTTGCCAAATTTGAGCGACCCAGAGGAAGATCCAGCTCATTCCGATCAACCAAAACGGCTGGTCGTGCCGGAAGACATCAAATAACAGAACCACCCGCGGTTGCTCTGAACGATTCACGGCGGAGTGGAGAAAGGTGTCATCCCAAAGGAATGCCTCGCCTTCTCGGAGGTAATACGTGACTCCATCGATCATCAGCTCACAGGATGTGGTGCTGTTCTCCAGTGTTTCCACGTACAGGGGAAGGTGAAAACGCCAAACACCCTTGAATGGACCTTTGTGCGGTCGCAATATTTTTCCAGGCGGGAACAGGCTCACCGCCGCAGACACCACATCGGGGTGGCGTTTTAAAAATGATTTGAGTGTCGGGATGAGGTCTTGATTGGCTGGGTAGTTGTAGCCGTAACCCCGCAGTGGCAGCATCCCCCAAGCTTTGCGATCAAATTCGTACAGAGTTCGTTGCTGCTCCATGATTTCGTGGTTGGCCGGCAGCCGACCGGAGAGCGCGATCTCCAACGTTTCTCGACGAATGGCGTCGTAGTTCTGGAGAAGTTCGCCATGGGCAGGAAATCCCAGATCCGAATCCACCACAGCAGGGTTTTGGAGGGATTGTTCGTAGCACCAACGGGCGATTTCTCGCCAAAAGCGATAGTGCCAAGGCCCCCAGCGAATGACACGTTCGATGGGCGACCGCTTTCGCTTTCGTCGCTGCTTGGGGGTTGTCGCGTCATTTGGCGAGGTGAGCATCGAGCGAGCGTCTGTCATCTCTGGAGCTTTGCAGAGAGTAAGCGTCAACAAAAAGCCCCCGCTGTGAGGCGGGGGCTTTGCGATTCAGTTGATCTGAATCGTTTTGTCTGTTCCAGAAGGAACAGGTTGATTCCAGATCAACCGATTGCAGGTGCTTGGAGTGCCACAG carries:
- the aroC gene encoding chorismate synthase, which encodes MGSSFGDLFRISTFGESHGGGVGVIVEGCPPRLELDLDEIQTELNRRKPGQSHITTPRKEADQVEILSGLLDGKTTLGTPIAMLVRNKDQRPGDYTDMAVAFRPSHADATYQSKYGIQARSGGGRASARETIGRVAAGAIAKQLLRKAAGTEILAWVKRIHSIEANGIDPSTVSMQDIEANIVRCPEASVASQMIERIEAIGREGDSCGGVIECVVRQPAMGLGMPVFDKLEADLAKAVMSLPATKGFEIGSGFGGTLLKGSEHNDAFIPGDDGRLHTATNNSGGIQGGISNGEPIVIRVGFKPTATIRKEQDTIDSDGNATTLAAKGRHDPCVLPRAVPMVEAMVALTLADHLLRQQGQCSLW
- a CDS encoding bifunctional 4-hydroxy-2-oxoglutarate aldolase/2-dehydro-3-deoxy-phosphogluconate aldolase, producing the protein MTYGLLNTSDSNHSKWLARQEAIIASLRCQPFLLVVRPQLDDPLNSQRLLDQLKVLHDAGLRHVEVAWSSHVGWRRFVREIQGCCPGFYLGAASVVAMEALQDLHELDLAYAMAPCWDPSLVGAARDRGQLLIPGVLSPTEVQQTTAFGCRLVKLFPAVTVGVTYWKRLEAPMGPLPFVVAAGGLATSDLSGWLGAGHDAVALGRRAIGDPAVGDQAVDPELLGWLNWSPTSA
- a CDS encoding cupin domain-containing protein, producing MTNLEELIQQHQLKRHPEGGWYRELHRSTTTVQRPDAAKRPGLTAILFLLPKDEISCWHRVCGADEAWIYIDGADLNLFQCKPDGSALQKLILNRGNPVHVVPGGWWQAAQCDGCYALVSCCVGPGFDFADFEMLRQQLESKRPVLPHPELI
- a CDS encoding aspartyl/asparaginyl beta-hydroxylase domain-containing protein; this translates as MTDARSMLTSPNDATTPKQRRKRKRSPIERVIRWGPWHYRFWREIARWCYEQSLQNPAVVDSDLGFPAHGELLQNYDAIRRETLEIALSGRLPANHEIMEQQRTLYEFDRKAWGMLPLRGYGYNYPANQDLIPTLKSFLKRHPDVVSAAVSLFPPGKILRPHKGPFKGVWRFHLPLYVETLENSTTSCELMIDGVTYYLREGEAFLWDDTFLHSAVNRSEQPRVVLLFDVFRHDQPFWLIGMSWIFLWVAQIWQHLQNMRERALLR